The segment GTTACCCCGGAGCACCGTTGCGCCTTCGCGGTTACGCTCCCGCCCCAGCAGGTAATCGACCGGGCCACTTCCACCGNCTGTTCCCTGACAGCCTGCCGCAACTGGCGCAATTCACCCTCGATGGCCATCAGTGCGGCCACCACATGAACCCGGTCAATCGAAGACCACTGGCCGCTGTTCACCTTCCGGGCTGTCTGGTTCAGGTTGTTCCCGATGGCAGCCAGATGCCGCAGCAATGGCGGTGCCAGTGTCGGCAGTTTTCCTGTGCGTGCAACCGGCTCCCCCAGACAGACCCGCCGCATCCATTCCGCCAGTCGTTTACCCTCGCAGCGTTCCAGTAACCGGGCGTGCTCCTCATCGGTAACCCGTATCGTGAGCATCTTCTCGCGTTTCATCGGTATCATTCCCCCTAACAAATCCCCCATACAAGGAGCCTTAAGACCATGACCAAACAGGAAAAAACAGCCCTTAACATGGCTCGCTTTATCAGAA is part of the Cryptosporangium minutisporangium genome and harbors:
- a CDS encoding Rop family plasmid primer RNA-binding protein, with the protein product MTKQEKTALNMARFIR